Proteins encoded together in one Desulfatiglans sp. window:
- a CDS encoding SemiSWEET transporter produces MLEFNMVTLLGLFAAFCKTISLLPQAIKVITQKQTRDISLSMYIIFTTGVLLWLIYGALTKDMPVMLANAVTFVLNFTILVLKIKYK; encoded by the coding sequence ATGCTTGAATTTAATATGGTTACGTTGCTCGGCCTGTTTGCTGCCTTCTGCAAAACAATCTCTTTACTGCCACAGGCAATAAAGGTAATTACCCAAAAGCAGACAAGGGATATCTCTCTTAGCATGTATATTATTTTTACAACCGGGGTTCTGCTCTGGCTTATATACGGGGCTTTGACAAAAGATATGCCTGTAATGCTGGCCAATGCAGTTACCTTTGTATTAAATTTTACAATACTGGTGTTGAAGATTAAGTATAAGTAA